In the Acidobacteriota bacterium genome, one interval contains:
- a CDS encoding GGDEF domain-containing protein, with product MANSPSSRSNLRRFLRDSSTDSIDLAVVTESGMTQTYEAATGAVARAAQTEIEASIIVIAHPDDKRLGTRYRLTPGSALEVGRSSDVEVSLPEVLSISRRHARLHHLGQGVTLEDLGSTNGTYINGRLLVGTSVLKSGERFQVAGVHFKFLHERDVESAYYEAIYDLVTRDGLTDIYNKRKYEEEMNRELARAVRHHRPLSLILFDIDNFKQINDNYGHLCGDFVLKEVTQVVRARLRPEQLFARIGGDEFVILTPETHADGARTLAEKLRRSLEETTVEYSSTPVNVTCSWGVAELQPGMKRAEDLYEAADRALYSSKGAGRNRVTIFSPS from the coding sequence GTGGCTAACTCTCCCTCGTCCCGCAGCAATTTGCGGCGATTCCTGCGCGATTCGTCCACCGACAGCATCGATCTGGCGGTGGTGACGGAGAGTGGGATGACCCAGACCTACGAAGCGGCCACCGGGGCCGTGGCGCGGGCGGCTCAAACGGAGATCGAGGCGAGCATCATCGTCATCGCCCATCCGGACGATAAGCGGCTGGGGACGCGCTATCGGCTGACCCCGGGATCGGCGTTGGAGGTGGGGCGGTCGTCGGATGTGGAAGTCAGCCTCCCGGAGGTCCTGTCCATCTCCCGCCGGCACGCGCGGCTCCATCACCTGGGTCAGGGAGTGACCCTCGAAGATCTGGGGAGCACCAACGGCACCTACATCAACGGCCGGCTGCTGGTGGGCACCTCGGTGCTCAAGAGCGGGGAGCGCTTCCAGGTTGCCGGGGTGCATTTCAAATTCCTCCACGAGCGCGATGTGGAGAGCGCTTATTACGAGGCGATCTACGACCTGGTTACCCGGGACGGCCTCACCGACATCTACAACAAGCGCAAATATGAAGAGGAGATGAATCGCGAGCTGGCCCGGGCGGTGCGGCACCACCGGCCACTGTCGCTGATCCTCTTCGACATCGACAACTTCAAGCAGATCAACGACAACTACGGCCACCTGTGCGGGGACTTCGTTCTCAAGGAGGTCACCCAGGTGGTGCGCGCTCGGCTGCGGCCGGAGCAACTCTTCGCCCGCATTGGTGGGGACGAGTTCGTCATCCTGACCCCGGAAACCCACGCCGACGGTGCCCGCACCCTGGCGGAGAAGCTGCGGCGCTCGTTGGAAGAGACCACCGTCGAATACTCCAGCACGCCGGTCAACGTCACGTGCTCCTGGGGGGTCGCCGAGCTCCAGCCGGGAATGAAGCGGGCGGAAGACCTCTATGAAGCTGCCGACCGGGCGCTGTACTCGTCCAAGGGAGCCGGGCGCAACCGGGTGACGATCTTCTCGCCTTCTTGA
- a CDS encoding type 1 glutamine amidotransferase, whose amino-acid sequence MLLINLLHQPQIQDLDLADADVMILGGAGAHSALDDHPFTEPLSEVVVRWIDDGRPVFGSCWGHQFLGRLLGGSLIHDEERQELGSYRVETTETGRRDPLLEGLPESFTVQLGHHDRIDRLPPAMEELARSELCCHQLIRLRDKPVYGSQFHPELRREDFLDRLAVYRREYAPGAEAMRRVEEGLRPSLEANGLLRRFLELYA is encoded by the coding sequence TTGCTGTTGATCAATCTGCTGCACCAGCCCCAGATCCAAGACCTGGATCTCGCCGACGCCGACGTGATGATTCTGGGCGGCGCCGGTGCCCACTCGGCGCTCGACGACCATCCGTTCACCGAGCCGCTGTCGGAGGTGGTGGTGCGCTGGATCGACGACGGGCGGCCGGTCTTCGGCTCCTGTTGGGGGCATCAGTTCTTGGGACGCCTGTTGGGTGGTTCGTTGATCCATGACGAGGAGCGCCAGGAGCTCGGCTCCTACCGCGTCGAAACCACCGAGACGGGGCGCAGAGATCCCCTGTTGGAGGGATTGCCGGAATCGTTCACCGTTCAGCTGGGGCACCATGATCGAATCGACCGCCTGCCGCCGGCGATGGAGGAGCTGGCGCGATCCGAGCTGTGCTGCCACCAGCTGATCCGGCTGCGCGACAAGCCGGTCTACGGCAGCCAATTTCATCCGGAGCTGCGGCGAGAGGACTTTCTCGACCGGCTCGCGGTGTACCGGCGTGAATATGCCCCCGGCGCCGAGGCCATGCGGCGGGTGGAGGAGGGGCTGCGGCCCTCGCTGGAGGCCAATGGGCTGTTGAGGAGGTTCCTGGAGCTCTATGCTTGA
- the proC gene encoding pyrroline-5-carboxylate reductase has product MRQGDEAAMKDGELGRIAVIGGGRMGETLARALVASEAVTVEQVKVSGPRGARLEEAVSGTGIATTLDNREAVQGADLILLCVKPQTLPEVLEELAPVLSEEQVLVSIAAGVPIRFLEERLAKAVPVIRAMPNTPCLLGEGMTALCRGRHASAADLARAQVVFEAVGRTLELDERYFDAVTGVSASGPAFIYMVIEAMAEAGVKVGLPRGVATELAAQTCLGAARMVIETQEHPALLKDAVTTPGGCTIDGILMLEEGGLRVTLIKAIVEATRRARELAP; this is encoded by the coding sequence GATCGGCGGCGGGCGTATGGGGGAGACCCTTGCGCGGGCGCTGGTGGCCTCGGAGGCGGTGACGGTGGAGCAGGTGAAGGTCTCGGGGCCGCGGGGAGCGCGCTTGGAAGAGGCGGTCTCCGGCACCGGTATCGCGACCACCCTGGACAATCGTGAGGCGGTTCAGGGCGCGGATCTGATTCTCCTGTGCGTCAAGCCTCAGACCCTGCCGGAGGTACTGGAGGAGCTGGCACCGGTGTTGAGCGAGGAGCAGGTGCTGGTCTCCATCGCCGCCGGGGTGCCGATTCGCTTCCTGGAAGAGCGCTTGGCCAAGGCGGTGCCGGTGATTCGGGCCATGCCCAACACCCCGTGTCTGCTGGGCGAGGGGATGACCGCTCTATGCCGGGGGCGTCACGCCAGCGCGGCGGATCTGGCCCGAGCTCAGGTGGTCTTCGAAGCCGTCGGCCGCACCCTGGAGCTGGACGAGCGCTATTTCGACGCCGTCACCGGGGTGAGCGCTTCGGGTCCGGCGTTCATTTACATGGTGATCGAGGCGATGGCGGAAGCCGGGGTGAAGGTCGGCTTGCCCCGGGGCGTGGCCACCGAGTTGGCAGCGCAGACCTGCTTGGGAGCGGCGCGGATGGTGATCGAAACGCAGGAGCACCCGGCGTTGCTCAAGGACGCCGTCACCACTCCCGGCGGCTGCACCATCGACGGCATCTTGATGCTCGAGGAAGGCGGGCTGCGGGTCACCCTCATCAAGGCCATCGTGGAGGCGACGCGGCGGGCTCGGGAGTTAGCACCTTGA